A genomic region of Actinomycetota bacterium contains the following coding sequences:
- a CDS encoding SRPBCC family protein, translating into MRVTLSQPIGAPRGTVWEVLTDWERQAEWMLDALAVEVITPYRTGVGVTVVCPTRILGVTIRDVLRVTRWIEGEVLEVVHLGKVIKGTAAFELSDAGTGTVVDWWEHIDPPLGRFGALVADHIIAPLTAAIFRRSLRRFAALCEHESRRT; encoded by the coding sequence GTGCGCGTCACGTTGTCGCAGCCCATCGGCGCGCCCCGCGGCACCGTCTGGGAGGTGCTCACCGACTGGGAGCGCCAGGCGGAGTGGATGCTCGATGCGCTGGCTGTGGAGGTCATCACGCCGTACCGCACCGGGGTGGGGGTCACCGTGGTCTGTCCCACTCGCATCCTCGGGGTGACCATCAGGGACGTGCTGCGCGTCACGCGGTGGATCGAGGGCGAGGTGCTCGAGGTCGTCCATCTCGGCAAGGTCATCAAGGGCACGGCGGCGTTCGAGCTGTCCGACGCCGGGACCGGGACCGTGGTGGACTGGTGGGAGCACATCGATCCGCCGCTCGGGAGGTTCGGGGCGCTCGTCGCCGACCACATCATCGCCCCACTCACCGCGGCGATCTTCCGGCGCAGCCTGCGCCGCTTCGCCGCCCTCTGCGAGCACGAGTCCCGCCGAACTTGA
- the paaJ gene encoding phenylacetate-CoA oxygenase subunit PaaJ: MTTVDVDAIRDAVASVPDPELPPVTVGMLGMIHEVSVDGGEVVVTLLPTFAGCPATEMIERDVREAVASVPGVEHIDVRFVYDPPWSSDRISAEGHDRLRDFGIAPPVGATHDVPDAVRRLPIAAAPTPCPYCASTDTAKESGFGPTPCRAIHYCNACRQPFEAFKHL, from the coding sequence ATGACGACCGTCGACGTCGACGCCATCCGCGACGCCGTGGCGAGCGTGCCCGATCCCGAGCTCCCACCCGTCACGGTCGGCATGCTCGGGATGATCCACGAGGTGTCCGTCGACGGCGGCGAGGTCGTCGTGACGCTGCTGCCGACGTTCGCCGGCTGCCCGGCGACCGAGATGATCGAACGCGACGTGCGCGAGGCGGTGGCTTCGGTGCCCGGTGTCGAGCACATCGATGTGCGGTTCGTCTACGACCCGCCGTGGAGCAGCGACCGCATCAGCGCCGAGGGTCACGACCGTCTCCGCGACTTCGGCATCGCCCCGCCCGTCGGCGCCACCCACGACGTCCCCGATGCGGTCCGCCGGCTCCCGATCGCGGCGGCGCCGACCCCGTGCCCGTACTGCGCCTCGACCGACACGGCCAAGGAGTCGGGCTTCGGGCCGACGCCGTGCCGCGCGATCCACTACTGCAACGCCTGCCGCCAGCCCTTCGAGGCCTTCAAGCACCTGTGA
- a CDS encoding alpha/beta hydrolase — translation MFAEIDGSNIYYQSYGEGPPVIFIHALGGSSNAWHGVMQAMKQHHHCVALDLRGHGRSGGKGKFSIEVWARDVRKLVAELELPSATVVGHSMGSLIAQQLAHSEPEVCDELVLVGGISYFQPPVADAYKERADLVEKEGMDPLVEGWLEGAVSPQSHATMPGGVGLLRELFLRNDPPMYAKACRALAKAPSIARHEIGQPTLIVTGAHDRSTPLAMAEELKADIPVSRVRVIPHTGHWLPVEDPGALAATILEFLS, via the coding sequence ATGTTCGCCGAGATCGACGGCAGCAACATCTACTACCAATCCTACGGCGAGGGCCCGCCGGTCATCTTCATCCACGCGCTCGGTGGCTCGTCCAACGCGTGGCACGGTGTCATGCAGGCCATGAAGCAGCACCACCACTGTGTCGCCCTCGACCTGCGCGGGCACGGACGCTCCGGGGGAAAGGGCAAGTTCTCCATCGAGGTGTGGGCGCGCGACGTGCGCAAACTCGTGGCCGAGCTCGAGCTGCCGTCCGCCACCGTGGTGGGCCACTCGATGGGATCGCTGATCGCGCAGCAGCTCGCGCACAGCGAACCCGAGGTGTGTGACGAACTCGTCCTCGTCGGTGGGATCAGCTACTTCCAACCGCCGGTCGCGGACGCCTACAAGGAACGTGCCGACCTGGTCGAGAAGGAAGGCATGGACCCGCTGGTCGAGGGGTGGCTCGAGGGCGCCGTCTCACCCCAGAGCCACGCGACGATGCCCGGCGGGGTCGGACTGCTCCGGGAGCTCTTCCTGCGCAACGACCCGCCGATGTACGCCAAGGCCTGCCGTGCCCTCGCCAAGGCGCCGTCGATCGCGCGTCACGAGATCGGGCAGCCCACGCTGATCGTCACCGGCGCACACGACCGTTCGACACCCCTCGCGATGGCGGAGGAGCTCAAGGCCGACATCCCGGTGAGCCGGGTGAGGGTCATCCCCCACACCGGGCACTGGCTGCCGGTCGAGGATCCCGGAGCGCTCGCCGCGACGATCCTCGAGTTCCTCAGCTGA